Within Deinococcus actinosclerus, the genomic segment ACCCTGGGTGTCGTGTTGCACCTAGGGGGGCGGCTGACGCTGGTCAGAGCTTCCGGAAGTCAATGTCTGAACCTCGGACTTAACCATTGCGTGCCCACAGCCATGTTGATCTCTGGAGTTGCATCCCTCTTGGCTTGTGCATGCTTTGTCGCAGGCTTTATATTTTATTTACAGGTGGCGTCGGATTATAAAGTCGATAGATATGCTGACGACACTTTTACGTATAAAAGAACGATTTTTGCTGCATTCTATCTTGGACTAGGCGGACTTTTCACTCTGTTTGATGGGATGAAGAGATGTGTTCTGTTGTGGGAATCGCAAAATCAATCATCCTTGTTTAGTTCCTGGGACGGCGTCCTTACTGGCCTCTGCTTTACATGCCTGGGGGCGCTGTCAGCTCTGCTCCTTGTGTACCGTAAAAAGACGGCACTCTAGGTCAAGCTGTGAGCTGGCCCTACGATGATCTCAAAGTCGTCAGACATGCTGAAGTACCCCTACAGATAGATTTGAGTGCCCCGCGCGACCAGCGTGTCGAAGGCGGCTGGCAGGCGTTCGATGCGGTTCCAGCGCAGGTCGAGTTTCCGCAGGGCGGGCAGGTGCGCCAGCCCCTCCGGCAGGGTGGATAGCCCGTTGGCGCGCAGGTCCAGGGTGTGCAGCGCCTTCAGGTTCTCCAGCGCGTCCGGAACGTGCGTCAGCGCATTGAAGCGCAGGTTCAGGGTCGTCAGGCGGGAAAGTTGCCCCAGTGAATCCGGCAGGTCCGTCAGCGCGTTGCCCTGAAGGTCAAGCACCTCCAGCGCCCCGCACCTGCCCAGGCTGGCGGGCAGCGCGGTCAGGCGGGCGTTCATGACGTGCAGCTCCCGCAACTCACCCAGCCCCCCGAGGCTGTCCGGCAGGGCCTCCAGCGGGTTGCCGTACAGCCGCAGTTCCGTCAGGGCACTCAGGTCGCCCAGCCATCCGGGCAGGCGCGTCAGGGCGTTGTCCGTCACGTTCAGGTACGTCAGGGCGCCCAGGTGCCGCATGGACTCCGGCAGGGTGGTCAGTCGGTTGTGGCTCAGGTACAGGAACGCCAGCCGACCCAGCCCGCCGAACACGTCCGGCAGGGCTGTCAGCTCGTTGTGGCCCAGGTCCAGCATCCGCAGCTCGCGCAGGTCGCCCAGCGCGGCTGGCAGCGCCGTGAAACGGTTCGCGGACAGGTTCAGCGTCCGTAGCCCGCCGCGCGTCCACACCCAGTCCGGCACGCCCGTCAGCGCGTTGTCGTACACGCTGAAGACCGTCAGGTCCGGCGCGGCCTCCCGCTCCGGCAGCGCGCGCAGGCCCAGCCCGTCCAGATTCACCTGCTGTACCCCCGACCAGTCGGGACAGGCCAGCAGCGCCGCCCCCCGCAGAGCCGAGAGGTGCTGGTGCGTGGGCAGCGTGACCGCAGACATGCCCGCAGCGTAGCGGCAGCGGGCACGGCACGGGCATGCAGGTGAGCTGTGGGCTCGGAGGATGCCTGCTCATTCCTCACAGCCCACAGCTCAGAGCCCGGCTCAGTCCTTTCTGGGCAGGGCGAGGCCCATCTGCTGGTACATCTGGTACTGGGGGGCGCCGCCGAGCATGTTCTGGCCGCCGTCGACGGGCAGGATGACGCCCGTGACGTAGCTGGCGGCGTCACTGACAAGGAACAGGGCGGCGTTGGCGATGTCCTGCGGAATGCCGAAGCGGCCCAGCGGGACGGTGCTCATGAATTGCTGCCGGGTCCGTTCGTCGGGCGCGAGGCGGGCCATGCCCTCGGTGCCGTCGATGGGGCCGGGGATGATGGCGTTCACGCGGATGCCGCGCAGGCCCCATTCGACGGCGAGGGTGCGGGTCAGGGCGTCCACGCCGGCCTTCGCGGCGACGACGTGCGCCTGCATGGGGACGGGCACGCCGTACGCGCTGATCGAGAGGACGTTCCCGCCGGGGGTCGTCAGGTGGGGCGCGCAGGCCTTGATGGTGTTGTACGTGCCGAGCAGGTCGATGTCCACGACGGTCTTGAAGCCGTTGGGGCTGATGCCGTCCACGGGTGCGGGGAAGTTCCCGGCGGCGCCTGCCAGGACGATATCGATGGGCCCGAAGGTCGCGACGGCCTGTTCGGCGGCGGCCTGGAGGGCGGCGATGTCGCGCACGTCGGCGCTCACGCCGATGGCCTGCCCGCCCGCGTCATTGATGCCCTGCGCGGCCGTCTGGGCTTTCTCGAGGTTGCGGCCCAGGATGGTGACCTTGCAGCCGTGCGCGGCGAGGCTCTGCGCGATGCCGAGGTTGATGCCGCTGCCGCCCCCGGTGATCAGGGCGTGCTTGCTCTGCAGGAGGTCGGGGCGGAAGGTGCTGTCGGCGGTGCCGGGCTGGAGGGTACCGGGGGTCTGGCTCATGGTGGGGCTCCTTGAAGGGGTCTGAGGGTCGAAAGGTCTGAGGGTCTAAGGGGTTGAAGATGGATGGGGATGAGGGGCTTTGACGCTTCGACCCTCGTCCCTCGACCCTACTTCAGTGCCTGGGCGAGGCCCTCGGCGGTCATGTGCTGCGCGTTCCAGCGGACCGCCTGTTCGAGGCTCTGCGCGTGGGGGAGGCGGTCCTGCAGGGTGCGTTTGGTGCCCTCGACCGCGCGGGGCGGCAGGGTGGCCAGTCCGGCGGCGAGGGTGTTCGCCCGCTCGAACAGGGCGTCCGGGTTGGGCAGGACTTCGGTGATCAGGCCCCAGCGTTCGGCGGTGGGCGCGTCGATGGGGTCGCCGGTCAGGGCGAGGTGTGCCGTGCGGCCGGTGCCGATCAGGTGAGGGAGTCGTTGCAGGCCGCCCAGGTCGGCGGTGATGCCCAGTTTCACCTCGGGGAGGCTGAAGCGGGCGTCCGCGCTGGCGATGCGGAGGTCGCAGGCGCTGATGAGTTCCAGGCCCGCGCCGATGCACCAGCCGTGCACGGCGGCGATCACCGGGATGGGTAGCGCGGCGAACGCGTCGATGGCGGCGTGCATCTCGGCAACGACCGTGGCGAAGGCTTCGGGGTCACCCAGGGTGGGGGCGATGACGGGAGCGCTGGCGCGGACGTCCAGGCCGGCGCTGAAGAGGTCCTGGCCGCGCAGGATCAGCGCGCGGGCGCCGCCCAGTTCGGTCAGGACGCGGGGGATCTCGGGCCAGAAGGTCGGGCCCATGCTGCCCTTCTTGCTCGTCAGGGTCAGCGTGGCGACCTCACCCGCGTGGGTGAGATTCACGTTCTGGAATGTCATGCGTCCACTGTACCCCGCGCCGGTGAACCGGGTTCAAAATTCCCCGGGCGCGATTCGGACGCTGTGGCCTGCCGGGTGCGCGGCTGGTCTAGAATGCCCGGCAATGTCGGCCGTTCCTGCTCTCGCCGAGCCTGCAGTGTCAGACGCGGCGATCCACTCACGGGCCGCGCCCAGCCTGCGGCAGGTGCTGCTGCGGCCCTTCGCGCTGCCCTTCGCGCTGCTGCTGGGCGTCGGGGTTCTGGTTGCCTACGGGGTGAACCAGAACGACCAGGCGCTCAACCAGGTGCTCGACGCCCAGACCCGACTGCAGCTCATCACGGACCTCGCGCAGCAGGTCTCCACCATGGAAAACGGGCAGCGCGGCTTCGTGATCACCGGCCAGGACGACTTCCTGCAACCCTACGGGGACGGCAAGCTGGCCTTCCAGGCCGACGTCTTCGCGCTGCACGACCTGAGCGTCACGCCGCTGCAGCGCAGCAACCTGGGGCGGGTGCAGGCGATCGTGGCCCGCTGGGACGAGGAGTCGGCGCAGCCGGAGATCCGCGTGCGCCGGGACTCCCTGGAACGCGCCGCCGCGCGGGTCAGCAACGGCGTGGGGCGCACCCTGCTGAACGACGCCCGCGCCGTACTGGACATCATGGCCACCAACGAGACCGTGCGGTTGAACACCGCCGCCGATCAGAGCCGCACCCTGCTCAGCCGCGTGCGCTGGGTCAGCGCGGGGGGCCTGCTGCTCAGCATCACGCTGCTGATCCTGACC encodes:
- a CDS encoding leucine-rich repeat domain-containing protein gives rise to the protein MSAVTLPTHQHLSALRGAALLACPDWSGVQQVNLDGLGLRALPEREAAPDLTVFSVYDNALTGVPDWVWTRGGLRTLNLSANRFTALPAALGDLRELRMLDLGHNELTALPDVFGGLGRLAFLYLSHNRLTTLPESMRHLGALTYLNVTDNALTRLPGWLGDLSALTELRLYGNPLEALPDSLGGLGELRELHVMNARLTALPASLGRCGALEVLDLQGNALTDLPDSLGQLSRLTTLNLRFNALTHVPDALENLKALHTLDLRANGLSTLPEGLAHLPALRKLDLRWNRIERLPAAFDTLVARGTQIYL
- a CDS encoding SDR family oxidoreductase, which gives rise to MSQTPGTLQPGTADSTFRPDLLQSKHALITGGGSGINLGIAQSLAAHGCKVTILGRNLEKAQTAAQGINDAGGQAIGVSADVRDIAALQAAAEQAVATFGPIDIVLAGAAGNFPAPVDGISPNGFKTVVDIDLLGTYNTIKACAPHLTTPGGNVLSISAYGVPVPMQAHVVAAKAGVDALTRTLAVEWGLRGIRVNAIIPGPIDGTEGMARLAPDERTRQQFMSTVPLGRFGIPQDIANAALFLVSDAASYVTGVILPVDGGQNMLGGAPQYQMYQQMGLALPRKD
- a CDS encoding enoyl-CoA hydratase-related protein, with translation MTFQNVNLTHAGEVATLTLTSKKGSMGPTFWPEIPRVLTELGGARALILRGQDLFSAGLDVRASAPVIAPTLGDPEAFATVVAEMHAAIDAFAALPIPVIAAVHGWCIGAGLELISACDLRIASADARFSLPEVKLGITADLGGLQRLPHLIGTGRTAHLALTGDPIDAPTAERWGLITEVLPNPDALFERANTLAAGLATLPPRAVEGTKRTLQDRLPHAQSLEQAVRWNAQHMTAEGLAQALK